From a region of the Natronogracilivirga saccharolytica genome:
- a CDS encoding family 16 glycosylhydrolase, with amino-acid sequence MSNNKTSSSPLLVIVALFFLTPLSSLAQDWQLVWTDEFETQDLDTTKWEYMYGTGSMYGLNRWGNYEEQYYTDREENIFVEDGNLHIVAREENRGGMNYTSARIRSKGKADFRYGKFEIRAKLPEGQGLWPAIWMLPTEEVYGEWPQSGEIDIMELIGHEPDVVHGTVHYGPPWPDNQSRGHYYTLSEGKFSDDFHVFTIEWMPDRITWYVDDNFFTFVTPSNLEPHNWPFDEKFHLLLNVAVGGIWPGSPDGTTEFPQEMIVDWIRVYQDAELTSSEADDLQDIPSRFALHQNHPNPFNPTTNISFDLPEAEHVNIRVYDMLGRQVAVAANDNFQAGNHTISFDASSLSSGTYIYRIVTDSYQQSRTMQLIK; translated from the coding sequence ATGAGCAATAATAAAACTTCTTCATCTCCACTTCTTGTGATCGTAGCATTGTTTTTTCTGACTCCCTTATCGTCATTAGCACAGGACTGGCAGTTGGTCTGGACTGATGAATTTGAAACCCAGGATCTTGACACAACAAAATGGGAATACATGTACGGAACAGGTTCCATGTACGGTCTAAACAGATGGGGTAATTACGAAGAACAGTATTACACCGACCGTGAAGAGAACATCTTTGTTGAAGATGGTAACCTTCATATTGTTGCCCGTGAGGAAAACCGTGGTGGGATGAATTATACCTCAGCTCGAATCCGGAGCAAGGGCAAGGCCGATTTTCGATATGGAAAGTTTGAAATCCGGGCAAAACTACCGGAGGGTCAAGGACTGTGGCCTGCCATCTGGATGCTGCCAACAGAAGAAGTTTATGGTGAGTGGCCTCAAAGCGGAGAGATCGATATAATGGAACTGATTGGTCACGAACCTGATGTTGTTCATGGTACTGTTCATTACGGTCCTCCTTGGCCCGACAATCAAAGCAGAGGTCATTACTATACCCTGAGTGAGGGAAAGTTCAGTGATGATTTTCACGTTTTTACTATTGAGTGGATGCCGGATCGAATCACCTGGTACGTGGATGATAATTTCTTCACGTTTGTGACACCAAGCAATTTAGAACCCCATAACTGGCCATTTGATGAGAAATTCCATCTCTTGTTGAATGTGGCGGTCGGCGGAATATGGCCTGGCAGCCCCGACGGAACAACCGAGTTTCCCCAGGAAATGATTGTTGATTGGATTCGTGTGTATCAGGATGCCGAGTTGACATCATCAGAAGCTGATGACCTGCAGGATATACCCTCACGTTTTGCATTGCACCAAAATCATCCTAATCCATTCAACCCGACGACCAATATTTCGTTTGATCTTCCTGAAGCCGAACATGTGAATATCCGGGTCTATGATATGCTTGGACGTCAGGTAGCCGTAGCTGCTAATGACAATTTCCAGGCGGG